From the genome of Neodiprion pinetum isolate iyNeoPine1 chromosome 3, iyNeoPine1.2, whole genome shotgun sequence, one region includes:
- the LOC124214973 gene encoding uncharacterized protein, which produces MLSVPSLLLLLILSGAKVSSKPIERASEAGAGNEIDTGLQGDYKREAEVGEVPGASARTSNDQLTSGAKRVSPPTSSTWLENVTVDDGAKRPQGLAWILAPFAQKVQFSPQTFFQDRIGELKESLSHLGSIVSNDQGNGSKQFANGALANLIGLNDSGFYTNRFDPAGFFGGNGWFANKGGILGGPGAFVSTGSILTDYPTAYRK; this is translated from the exons ATGCTGTCCGTCCCGTCGCTGCTGTTACTGCTAATTCTCTCG GGCGCGAAAGTCAGTTCCAAACCCATCGAACGCGCCTCGGAAGCGGGTGCAGGGAATGAAATAGACACGGGGTTGCAGGGGGATTATAAGAGGGAAGCCGAGGTTGGGGAAGTTCCCGGAGCCTCGGCGAGGACGTCGAATGACCAGTTGACCTCTGGTGCGAAGAGGGTTTCGCCTCCGACGTCATCGACCTGGTTGGAAAATGTCACGGTGGACGACGGCGCGAAACGACCGCAAGGACTCGCCTGGATCCTGGCACCCTTTGCGCAGAAGGTTCAATTCTCACCCCAGACCTTCTTCCAGGACAGGATCGGAGAGCTCAAGGAGAGCTTGAGCCACCTCGGCTCGATCGTTTCCAACGATCAGGGCAACGGCAGCAAACAGTTCGCTAATGGGGCCCTCGCCAATCTGATTGGATTAAACGACTCCGGATTTTACACCAACAGGTTTGATCCTGCCGGGTTCTTCGGCGGCAACGGATGGTTCGCCAACAAGGGAGGCATCCTCGGTGGTCCTGGAGCCTTTGTTTCGACTGGCAGTATTCTCACGGACTATCCGACTGCTTATAGAAAATAA